The DNA segment ACGAACAGCCCAGAAGCTCTGACTGCAGCTCAGATTTCGTGTTCTTGAATGCTTGCTTCTTTTCCAGAACAGTTAACTCACCTATATATACGTTTTCCGTTTGGGTTCCTTTTTTAATCACCAGCTTcagctgggggaaagaaaaagcagaggcaTTTTAATTCAGAGGCCTGTATTTCAAGCACTGTGAAAAGGCAGGAGTCTGCTGAGAGTTTTAGTGCAGACTGCTGCAAAGCACACACATCTTTGACAGGCCTTTCAAGAAGTGTCACTGTAGGAACAGATTAGGCATTGGGAGGATCTCCGGGAAGTCCTTATAAATGATGGcattccccctccctccccgagATAGCATGACCTTTGCTAGATTGAGCTTTTTGAACAGATTTTCAGAGTGGGCTACGCTTCTGTGACACGATGTCTTCTGAAGAGTAACAAATAGCAGCGTGCCTGCTATCTGCTGGCAGTTGCACTGAGAAGACTGAAGCAGATGCACTGTTGCAGAGCCTGCTCCTATGAGCTGTGGCTTTCCTCAATTTCCTCTCACAGCCAGTACTTCCCACATGCCTGGTCATAGCTTGTTCCTTAACTGCACTATAACCTGAACTCTCTGATGTAGGAGATTTACCTGTAAGAAGATACTTCCCACTTTTTCCAGTTCACTGCTCCCAGCAGTAACTGTGAGtcagaaagaacagaagggAGATAACGTTAGCTaagctgtgaaataaaaaattctttaGCTGAAAGCTGCTGTTGGGTTTCCCAATCCATTTGGTTTATCTTTTAGCTCTATTACCTCCAAACTTCCACTCCATATCTATCAGCTGGTTAATCATCAGCGTCTGACCAACAGCCAGGCGTGTTAGGGTAGGGGAATTCAGCCTCCACTGCAAGAGCAAGACACACGAACAATCAATTCAGAGGGACGTCCATTTACGGTACCTGTAATTTCAGCATAAATTGGAAACCAGAAGCccaatgtgtgtgtgtgaagggaCAACCTAACGTGGTTGGGAGGTTTCAAAGATGTTTGAGTCCTACAAGGAATCCCCTCTGCCTTGTCACTTCTGGAAATGAAACTCACTGTTTCTGGTTTAACACTGGTTCAGCGTAACAATATCTGCACAAAAAGTCATGTGTTCATGTAACTGCATGACCCCAGGGCTCAAAgcatgcaaagcagaaaaacaatccAATGAAAGCCACACAGAACCACAGGAATCACTAAACCTATGGGGTAGAGGCCACAGTAAGCCAGATGTATCATTAGACAAAATGTTTCTTATCGGTTATCTGGGGATCTTTCATTCAAAACTCTGAGCTGGATTTGAAGAAAGCAGCTGATGCATCTCAGTGGGGTTTTACAAGTTCCTGCTCAAAGACTGTCTTTTTGTTAGTTTAGAAACAAGCAAAGATGTATTAATACCTGTTCTGCAAAATAACTGGCTTTCTCTTCACTGAGGCCTGTGGGAGAAACCATATGAGATTACTATATGTGATAAATATTAATTAGCTTTTATTTAGTGAAGTCACGTGACCTACCTAGAGCAATAAAATCTGCTCTGACTTGTTCGGAAGACAGATTTCTCTTCAGGGCACCTGAATAAACAAcgcaaggaaagaaaatcagtttttactGAGTCAAATCAATCTTTACTGAGACAAACAAATGCAGGGATGGAGACCCTGCCATAGAAAGACTGGTTGTGGCCTGTGTTTTGAAACAAACCACAGCTCGGCGAGATAGGAAATACAGTTGTGTCTGCCGATATCTTTGCGGATGCCCAGTGCTTTAAAAGTCAGTCCTATGGAAGTGcctgagagagagagggagatttCATTGCAGGTCACCAtggtaacagcagcagcagttgtgTTTTGAAGTTGCTGCTTTCTCTCCTATAGAAGCTTTGCTTGTTAAAGGGGAACTGTTAAGGCTGGCAGGCTACTAATTTGACCtacctgctgtgttttggattatGGGTGTGAACGTGTGCATATAACACTTTCCCCTGCTGTGCCTGCCTCCTTTGTTCTGGGGCACAGGCAGCACATGGAAGTTTACAAGGATTCTGTTCTCTGAAGCCAAGAGCAGGAATCTCATAAATTCAAAGAGACTGCCAGCCCCACGTGGCTTTCTGTCTGTGTAGCACATAGGCAAAGTTATCTGCTGTAATCTGTTCTGATGCTGGCCGTGGCATCTCAGAGCTAATGAAAAGGTGTAACAGTATTGGAGCCAGTGCACACAAACAGGAACTGTGGGGCTGAATGCGCCTAATCCAGAAAcaggaagggagaaaatacCAATTCCACATTAAATACCTCCCAGACAGTCGTAGGGAAGGAAATCATTCTGTGCTTCTCTGGGATAGAAGAAAAGGCTTAAAGTAGTGGAATGAAAGTTTAGACCAAATGCAGGAAACAGTTGTGCATGGCTTCACTGCTGTGAGGAAAGCTATAGGAAAACCTGGATCGAAGGATGTTTATAAGGAACTATTAATAATAAGGATCAACATGGCATGAACATGCATGTAGGTAAGATGCCTGATGCAGTATTATGTCCAGTGGCAGCCCCAGCATCAAAGCAATCTCAAATAGTGCTGGAGGCTGTCTGGGGCACCCAAGGGGAATCCCTCTCGCCCCTCTTCTCCACTGCTTATGAATGAGGAATTGCTGGACGCTAATGAGTTTATCTAAATCAAGACTAAAACAGCAGACATCACATTTATGTTGCCTAGAACTATGCTGGTTTCCAGCCCACTCCAGAAGGGTGTGAATGGACTGAGATCTGTCTCAAATGGTGCTTTGTCCTTGTTGGAATTACAGTCCTGGATCATCTAGATGGAAGTTTGCACTGGTCTAGCAAAAATGGATTTACAGGCAGAAGTTAAACCGAGCTCTGTTGCTGTCACAAAGTGTTGTGCTTGCATTTAATAAGTACCTAAGTGAGATTAGTCAGGCCTGTGAGACGCGTACACAGGCAGGGTGTAAAGAAGACAAAGCCTGAGTCACCAGACAGGGATACTCCAACAGGAGAGcaatttttgaatttttgattCTTAAATGCTAAGCCATTTATTAGCTGCTATTAGCACTCATTGTGTAAGTCAAGTGCACTGCAGTTCTGAAGACACACAGCCTTAAGCAGCATGCAGGAATGGACACAACCATTTGGCCTCAGGGTAGCATATGCATATGTATCACTTACCATTAGGTACCAGAAGAATACTTTTGACAATGTTTTTCAGGGGGCCCAAGCTGATTTTATTCATGGTGGCAAAGTCTGAGAGCTGAGTCAGAAACCTTTCTACCTGCTCGAGAGAAAGAGCAGCAACACAATCTTATCTCTGGGTGCATCTCACCCAAGAGCTGCAGTCACACACTTCTTGGTGTTCTGTGCAGGCCTTACCTCCTTGGGCTCTGTTAGAAACCGGAAAAGCACTTCGGTCAGCGCTGAGAATTGCTGTGAAGAAACAGGACAGCGTTAGGAATTGTGCATCTGCATGTATCATTTCTCAGCACCTCTCCACCCCCATCATCCCCACGACTCGGGGGTGATACACCACCTTGATACAGCTCTACCTGGCTCCAGTACATCGGTCCCAGAGTTTCATCTCCCCTGCTGGTACAGTACCCCAGTCCTTGGCATGACAAGATGCCTGTGGATGGGATTTGCTCATGGATGCTTTTCAGGGACTCTCAAAAGGGTTTGTGCAGCTGGTAGCTGGCACTGCACAGGGCTTTTGTGATTCTTGGCTAATCAGAAGCTGCTGTTCTATCCCGTGTAATCCAAAAACTGCTAGAGAGAAGGGATGCAAACATCCACTCTCATGTTTCATGGAAGCCACAGGGTAACCAGACTGACTcgggaaaaaaaagaactggtCAAaggcccagctgctgccctcagccccctgcactcgcagccaggagagctgcagagcctgcCTGTGGCGCTGAGCCCACCAccctccctctgctgctgccaccagtgctGGCGTTGTCCCGAGCACCCCAGCGAGAGAAGCCAGTGCTCGATGGGACCAGAACCCTCCTGTGCGTGCTGTGCATGACACGAGCCCCTCCATCACCCCCTGCACCCTGAGCACAAGCTGTGGCGGGGCTGTGCCACGCTCTGGTCCCGCACCGAGGCTGCTGCGGGGCCCGTTCCCCGTGCCACCCGTcccggctgctgcagccccgtggGTGCGGGCCGGGCCTGGTGCCATGGCCTCGCCTCGCTCTCcccccccggccggccccgcaCCTCGGCGCTGAGCTGGTTGAGGTTGTGCATGTCGCCGCTCACCGCCTCCGGCACGGGCTCGCGGGTGAAGTTGAGCAGCCCCATGGCGGCCTCGGCTccgcccgcccggcccggcccggccccgctgccggcgcCCGCCTCAGCCTGAGCATTGGCGGCCGCACTTTCCGCACCGCCCGGTCCCCCCCCCGGTACACCGAGACCGGGCACAGAGACCGGGCACCCCCCCCTCTCCCGGGGCACCCCCGCACCCAGGGGTGCCGAGCACCCCAAGCCAGGCCCTGGTGGCCGGGTGCTGCCGGCCCTGTACAGCGCACACCCGGTCACCCTCACGTGTTTCTCCCAAGAGATCTAAACCGGGCGCCTCGGGACCCCCGTGCCCCTTGCCCACTTTGGCCCCTTTGTGGTGTGCCCCCATGCCCAGGCTCCTTGCCCCTCAGTGCCGCTCTCCCTGCACCCCGGGCTGGCACCCCAGGGCCCGCAGGCCACCCCTTGTCAccccttttttctcctgccaCATCTGCTCTGTGCGGGGAGGTGGCAGAGGGCACCGATCCTggctc comes from the Aythya fuligula isolate bAytFul2 chromosome 16, bAytFul2.pri, whole genome shotgun sequence genome and includes:
- the COMMD7 gene encoding COMM domain-containing protein 7; amino-acid sequence: MGLLNFTREPVPEAVSGDMHNLNQLSAEQFSALTEVLFRFLTEPKEVERFLTQLSDFATMNKISLGPLKNIVKSILLVPNGALKRNLSSEQVRADFIALGLSEEKASYFAEQWRLNSPTLTRLAVGQTLMINQLIDMEWKFGVTAGSSELEKVGSIFLQLKLVIKKGTQTENVYIELTLPQFYSFLHEMERVKTSLESFS